One Manihot esculenta cultivar AM560-2 chromosome 6, M.esculenta_v8, whole genome shotgun sequence DNA segment encodes these proteins:
- the LOC110617862 gene encoding uncharacterized protein LOC110617862 produces MRGRGRESSSWGRGDRGRGSVHTSESENVNQDLVQDTALIPRPPQSERSTQGAASSTPASVHTSATASAPIGLPPIASIPTSASTSGSCGSTGHIPYISLPSDPIARQITLIFKEKLVADGFCWKNVPEEVKEFYWQEFKKHFLWEEAIEQLMKIAWRKKAAEQYRSLMCSVRNGKEKRLSLTEGVMDAWQSAWGATEYKEKCKKFSNNRKSETGGQGAGPSRHYGGSISQYRHQQQMRERLGRDPLPHELFEVIHKKKGTLEFVDARSKAIHQASQTDNDSSQASRIDEAQLYFEAVGGEKKRRVYGLGSQASVFFPNKTSASTSFTSAQ; encoded by the exons ATGAGAGGACGAGGACGTGAATCTTCGTCATGGGGTCGAGGAGACCGTGGCAGGGGTAGTGTCCACACAAGTGAATCAGAAAATGTCAATCAAGATTTGGTACAAGACACTGCTTTGATTCCTAGACCACCCCAGAGTGAGAGATCCACACAGGGTGCTGCATCATCCACTCCTGCTTCAGTGCACACATCTGCTACTGCCTCAGCTCCCATAGGTTTGCCACCTATTGCATCTATTCCTACATCTGCATCTACTTCTGGTAGTTGTGGATCTACAGGACACATACCATATATTTCCTTG CCTTCTGATCCGATTGCTAGGCAGATTACCTTGATCTTCAAGGAAAAGTTAGTAGCAGATGGCTTTTGTTGGAAAAATGTACCAGAAGAGGTTAAAGAATTCTATTGGCAAGAATTTAAG AAACACTTCTTATGGGAAGAGGCAATAGAGCAGCTTATGAAGATAGCTTGGAGGAAGAAAGCTGCCGAGCAGTATCGTAGCCTTATGTGTAGCGTAAGGAATGGGAAGGAGAAGAGGCTATCACTAACAGAAGGAGTAATGGATGCATGGCAATCCGCTTGGGGAGCAACTGAGTATAAAGAGAAAtgcaaaaaattctcaaataacAGAAAGAGTGAAACAGGTGGGCAAGGCGCTGGCCCATCAAGACATTATGGAGGATCCATATCTCAGTATAGGCATCAACAACAGATG CGCGAAAGACTAGGCAGAGATCCTCTACCTCATGAGTTATTTGAGGTTATTCATAAGAAGAAGGGTACCTTAGAGTTTGTTGATGCACGCTCAAAGGCCATTCat cAAGCATCACAGACAGATAATGACAGTAGTCAGGCATCCCGCATTGATGAGGCTCAGTTATACTTTGAGGCAGTAggtggagagaaaaaaagaagggtGTACGGTCTTGGATCACAGGCTTCAGTTTTCTTCCCAAACAAGACTTCTGCTAGTACATCCTTCACATCAGCTCAGTAA